CTTATATAAGATAATTTCAATATCTTGGTGGATCCAGAAAAAGCTAAAGTTTATGTAGAAACATAAAACCGTCTAATCTGCTTGAAATGGtctattttcatttctccTCTTATAGTCTCAGACCAAATCAAAAGTAAATCGAAATCGTTCtaaataattgtattaattctataatgaaattaatttaatttaaaatgaaagtaTTTTCCCATTAAAGCTGGATTCACTCTCTGGGATGTTTCTTCGTGTCTATTTCGTTTGCAATATACTGTAAAAGAATCACATTTGCTGGCAGGTGCAGTTACGACTACTTGGAAATCTCTGAACCAGACGCAGACGTGCCTGCTCGACGTCTGTGTCACGATTGGAGCGGCAAGCTCAAGCTTTTGCGGCACATAAGCAAAGGGTCAGAGCTGCAGCTGCTCTTTTCCTCTGATTACTCGCATCGCTTCGGAGGATTCAAGGCCCGCGTTTTCATGGAGAATGGTGAGTTCTGTTTTTGCAATATGCAGATGTAGTAAAATATCATCCTGGGAATATTTTATCATGAGAACTTATGAGATTTCCCCATTTTacagagcaaacaaaataactATTGTTTTTGCTACATTCCTACTATAAACCCTTGACACATTAAAACATAATGTGCGCTAACGCCACAAAGCCCCCCTTTGGTCAAAAACCTTTCCTGTGTACGTGTTGCAGACAAGTTTGAGTGTGCAGAGAGCCGAGAGATTAAGTACAACAGCTCGTGCTACCTGTTCATCGGATTCCCGGAGGTAACGTGGACCACAGCAAGACAAGTCTGCCGTGGCATCAATGTGAGTAAACTTCAAAGGAATCTGGATTACTGCTCAATTTGCCGAATCggatccaattttatttcctcttgattaaaaaagtgctCCATTGGAGAAATGGCTAGCAGCTTTTATTCCAAAGGGGAAATCTGCCTCGGAGGAATTCTAAATAAACGGCCGCAGTTGGCTTGTTTCCACGCTCGCCATTGATCAGCAGCCGCCTTTCATTCCTCCTCGGTGGTTCGGCGGGCTGCAAATTTGCACAAAGGACGAGATTGTAATTAGCAGATCCTGCCGATGAGATGTATATGCGGGCAGCCATCGACCGGATTCTTTTGATTGCAATCGATTTCAAAACCGTTTTCAGCGGTGAGAAAATGTGTAATTTCCCTAAATGGCATCGCAGGCGCCCGCTTGGACGCGATTAATTGGAATTGTGTGCGCAGCTGGGGTGCCCTATTTTTCACGGGCACGCGATGTAATTAAATGCGAGTGGTCCGCTCCGAGCTTTTTCACTCTGATGGATTAGCCAGCAATTCCATTTGCGCAAGTCCAACCTTTTATGAGGCAAAAATTACaagcacaattaaaattaccacTTAAACAGGaacttttgacaaaattttctacaaaacaaataatttattgctggttatttgttttaatgtgTTTCACGCAAAATTTCTTTGTTACACGAACTTCTTACCTATTTTCTGCgcaacaaattttgtaattattcgTTTTAGCTTTTacttattattgattttctttcaagaaagcaataaaacttCACCATTAAAAGTCAATCAATCATCTTCGTGACATTTTCTTGCAAAGAACGAGTATGCTCGCGACTGAACTTTGGTGCATGGATAATTACTCAAAACCAAGAAGGTGCCTAGACTTTAGGGTTGGGAAAGTTTAAATCTAATATATTAAGTAGAAACTGTTTTGTATTGAACAGattaaacagctgaaataaACCCTTGGTGAGTGTTTTACCACTATTAATTCCCGAGAATATTTCACCTCTGTGCGGTCGTGGTACTTATACTGAGTTTCAAAGCCGTTAACAAAACAATCAAGCTTCATAGACTGtatgaaatgaaaagcaatttaacggcctttctcattatttctgtaaaaaaagaatagggaattttaattgaaattccgcCAGAGAACAAAAGCCTTGGGCAGAACAAAGAGGCGAGCAGGAAGGAAGGAATCGAAAGTTTGCCCTTACGCGCATCTTTTGTCTCTCAGGTTTCTATTCATTAATTGTTTCATCAGCCGAAAACTCCACACAGGAGCGCGTTCATGAaagagataattaaaattctccttCCTTCTCTCTCCACGGTGGGATtaatttgaggaaattttcgagccgcaaataattacataatGCGTTTTTTGCAGGCTGAGCTAGCTAGCGTGCACGACAACGACGAACAATCTTTCCTCACGACAGCGTTGCGAAATTCAGAGCAATACTCAGCAAACTCTGTCTTTTGGCTCGGCGGCCGCTTAGAGGCAAACTCGACACAGCTGACTTGGTCTGACCAGAGTTTGGCCTCTTTCACGGGTATGACTTGAAAATGTAACCTTCCTTTTTTATGTAtctgattatttaaaaaaaacataataaagaAGATATAGTTTCAGCTGAGAACTGGCAATGATATGCATTTCTCACTTTTCCTTTTGCCTAATTcactttttatcattttttattttatctccttTGATGTTTTATGTTTCTTCTTATCATGTCAAagtacaaatattttacaaaatagcaattaaattattttatgtgatCATTTGTTGCTCACAACTTTTGCTAATAATTCCTCATCGACTGGTATTGCTTAGGTCAATTAATTAGAAGTTTGCTTTCACGTGAGTTATTGCATgtgacatttaattttgtcattagCTTGGCCTGCGGGCGTGCAGGCGAGCAGGGAGGACCGTTGTCTCGCGGTCGGATGGCAGACCGCACCCACAGTCGGATTATCCAGTGGCCTCTACTGGCAAGCACAAAGGTGTTCGCTTGTCGGCGGATTTGTCTGCCAACGCAGAATTCAAGGTAAGCAGCTTTTTAACAACAAGGCAGAGATAAATGTTTCCAAGTTTCTCTCTCTAAACACTACAtggctaaaatattattaatttaattttcgttggGATTATGTATTTATGAACAATCCTGtgaattagataaaatttatttatttttatcttcttcaaatttttctattaatttacaattttgttgcCTCATAATCAGATCTACCAGGCGCTCTGAGCACCAACAAAACGGTCGAGGGAACTTCTGGATTGCTGCAATCTCCAAATTTTCCTCAAGCCTATCCGGCCAACGTAGATTATTGGGTCAAAATCACTGCGCCAGCAAACTCAAGGCTTATTGTCTCATTCAAGAAGATTGATTTGGAGCCTCAGTCCGAGTGCCTGTATGATTTCATCGCGATGTGGAACTACGATGAGACCGAGCCAGCCGAAACTGTCTGTGGCACAAAAACAGAAGAAGAGCTCAAATTGTTAGTAGTTATATTCtcatcaatgaaaaaaatgaactaaaaattgTTCAGGTTTCGGTTCGTTTCGACAAGCAACCAGGTCTTGGTTCACTTCCGTTCGGACTTTTCAATCTCAGGGTCAGGATTTGAGCTAGAATGGAAGGCCGTCCCCTTGTTAGGCTGCCCAGAGCAGACCCTAATGGCCAATGAgggcaaatttaaatcaccaaACTTCCCCGACTTCCTGCTCACCAATTTAGATTgcacaatcaatattttagcGCCAGGTTGCTCCCTTGTGGTGGAAGAAATAAGcagacaataaaatttcaacattttcagaGAGAAAACGAGTTTGGTTCCACTTTGAAGAGTTTCACGTTGATCCGGAGTTCAGCAACGTGGAAATCTCGCTAGGCAACGGAGCCAACTTTCAGCCGTTTCAGCTCAAGGCCGTAGCAAGTGACGGCACATATCTGTCCGAGGGCGAGTCCCTGCAAATCAGGCTGAGAACCTCGGCCTCTGAAGCTGTGATGAAAAGTCGCGGGTTCAAAGCTGTCTATTGGGCGGGTAAGCGGATAGAATTCACAGGCAGGagatatttgttttgatttgaaaactTTTCAGTGGACCAAGTAGATGAGGAACAGTCAATATACATAGCCCCAAACCAAACGGCACTTCTGTTGCCCCTGAATTGGCCAGAGATGTCACCAGAATCTGAAGGGAACTTTCGATTTGCTCAAAAACtggtgaaatattaaaataaataattccagaTCGATATTAAGTAATCGTGTATTAGATCGCCCCAATGGGCTACACAATCAGACTGACGCTGTTTGGCCTGCAAGTGGCGCCAAAGGAAAGCGCCGAGTCTTGCTTGGAGGTGCAAGACTTTTACTCGGAGGCCAACGGCACTAGCTGGTCTCTTTGTCGTTTTGACAACGCCAGCACCCCAGTCACACTGACTTCGTACCTGAATATGCTGCTCATCACGCAGGGAGGCGGAGATCTCCTCAACGCCACGGTTTCAGTGGACAACGGTGGGAGTCATCACTGTTGAAAAATGCAGTTATTATTaactaaaacaattatttcaattccaGATTCTGGATTAAAACAGAAACTACTGCTGCCGTCCTTAGGCTCAGGAATAGACTCTTGCACGCCTGACCCGTGCCAAAACGGCGGCCATTGCATCGCAGCCAACAACAACAAGCACAAAAATCGGCCTAATGTGTGCCGGTGTCCAGGACATTTTACAGGTTGAAGAAAACATTATGCAATGCATGATAATTTTACGATAGCTGGGATCATttcaatcaaacaattttttggttaaaaataaaacggagcTATGTGATgggatattaattaaaatataaagatcTATTTATGattcagtttaaataaaattgaatatcttttacatcgatttaatttataatttttctacgCACGTGACATTATAAATTCTTATATCCAGGTCCGTTTTGCGCACTGACATTGTGTGACCTCTCGCCGTGCATGTTCGGCACGTGCGAACTGATTACGGGCAGCTTCAAGTGCAACTGCCAACCGGGCTACCGCGGCACAAACTGCGAACAAAAGCACCGGCCCTGTCTAGACAACCCATGCGAGGGGAGGGGGGACTGCTCTGAGCGTCCCGGAGGGGAAGGTTTCCTGTGCAGATGCCACGCTTGGTGGGAAGGTGAGTTTGTGTCAATCGTCTCATCAACGCCTGCAAACGCTGTTGGTGGGCATCCCGCTCGTCGAATGTGCgaagccggttgcatacacaTTTCTAGATCTGATCgatgtgcgtgtgtgttttcagGATCGCGATGTGAGCGTCGCATGATCAAAATTCCGTTCAAACCGCTGTCGGAGCGGATGCTGCAGGAGCCCTTTTGGTTAGGGTTGATCACTGTCATGATAGTGTTAGTTTGCATTGGCCTTGTGTGGTGTGCTAAACGACATTTCCCTGAGAAATTAGAGAAGTTGTTAGCGGAAGAGGCAGATCGTTCTAGACCTAGTaagaacaacaattttttactctatcTACTTCACTTTCTTGAATGCCACTTTTCTCTCTTAATCTTCAGTAGACAAAGAGTAGTTAGAGCTCTGCTAGTAACCTCTCTTTCTTTCCGTCTTTCTACTTTTGGgtgaaatttgcttttcaagCAGAATTCATCTCGTTGTTGGTAACTCGCTTTGGTTGATATTTACGCCGCTTTCGTATGCAAAACTAGGCTATGCCTTGTCTTCATCGGCGTCACTGTCCGCCCCTGGCGGCGCCGGTGGCATGGGCGTCGCCTGCAGCCCAGTCGGGGCGCCAAGGAACTCTCTGCTCGGCCGACTGGGCATCAGAAAGCCCTCGCTTCTCAGCCTAGCGCCATCCAGTCCCAAGGATGGCTCCGCCCCACGCACTTTCAGTCTAGATGACCTGCTCAGACGTAAGTATCGTGCTTTTGAAAATGCGGCGAGGACACTGGGTTGAATgttagaatttaataaaaataaatcatgccgTGTCATTTTGTATCGACTCGCTTTACACGGAAAAGGCTATGGTCACGcttgaatttttgctttcgGCTATTTTAGAATTGTATAGGATGATAATTAGCATTGAAAGCTGCATTTGTCACGGAATatagattaaattattgaaagtaCGATTCCTTAGAAAATTGTTACCTTTGGTGTATCttgtattgattttcaataccATCAGGAACCCCAAGTCCAAGAAAGAAACGAACCAATTCGACCCCAACGAGAAAGCCGcttgacaagaaaaaaattctgcagCAACTGGTCACGCCAACTGGCGGAGGCAGCACCATGTCAGTTAACTCGGCCGTTGAAGTCTCTAGAAAGGTGAAAtctctgttttaaaattaaatttttattgctttgtttATCTGCAGGTGAGTCTAGGTGAACTCATCCAGATGAGTGACAAAAATAGGCGGACCAAAAGTGAAGAAGGACCTTCCCCTGCAGAAGCCGAAACCTCCCTTGATGCAGACCCTAAATTGGAAAAGAAGGTTTgccaataatttgaatattttttcagagaagctcatatttattaaataagaatgaaaaatttcgttGATccatttgttaataaaaacgATTATTACATTTCCAGGTGACATTTGCCCGTCTTCTGGACAAAGTGTCAGCTGAAATGAGTTCTGGATCAGGCTCCGGTTCTCCTCCGTGTGGCAAAAAGCTGCACGCTCAAGGAGCAGTGTCTCAACCAGACAGTGGCAGTGAGGACGTGTCCACGACCTTCTCAGGGTCTGACCCAACACTACCCTGCACCAGTCGTCGCTTGCTACCAACGAAGAACACTCGTCTCTCTCGCATGTCCAGTGCAGACTCTATTCTTGCCATGTTCAGGTGAGAGGCACAACATTGCTGTCCACTGCCACGTGTGTCTAACCAAAACGTGTTCCTCTCAAATTCTCGCGCACTTCTAGAAGGTAGCCCAGATCGCGACGAAAATGAGCAAGGTCACTTGCTACTTCTCTGATTCTTTTgattgagaatattttttcatctctaTATCCCTCTCTTTGCTCTCGCacttgattggtcgattctcCTTCCATCTGCACTGCATTTCCTCTCCCTTGTATTGCGCTTAACAAAAATTGCGGATTTtgaactaaataattttcttgcagGACCACGTTCAACGCCAGATCATCGCAGCCATCAACACCGTCCAGCCCGCAGGATGTCAGCGCCGACGAATCGTCACCCGGTCCAACGCCTGCGTCGTCGAGCGCCCCTGACTCGCCCATGTCCATTCATCTCTCGACCATTGAAGTTCCAGTCATTAGCTCAGGTATGTGAAAACCAGTTAAATTAATCTGCTAAgcctaaattttaatgaatttaaaaatacctctGCGAGAAAAAAGGATGATCCTTAAATtcacatttcctttttttataaattttgattagatCTGTTTGAAATTCTGCTATTGATTTTGAGGTTAGAGTTGAGCAActggttcatttttttttcaaaaattgcatatcaagcatatcaattaaatttttgtaggaAAAGCATGTTCCTTTATTTCTAAACATTGATGCCAGTTGGCTGAGAGCTGTGCTATgcacattttcttttattaattttgatgtaaaatttttttgctacgctaatttatataaaaaaaacatggcAAAAAATCCACTAATATTGTATATTTggtgtaattattttgattcgaTTTCTCATTGTACTTACAGGTGGGAACAGTTCATCCCTGCAGCATCCACCGACCATCCTACTTGAAATTCCCACCATCGAGTACGGGAAATGCTTGTCGCCGATCAAAGAGGTGCCAACCCCGATCCCGTCGCCAGCGCCAACTCCCTTGCTCGCACCCCGGCGCAACAACAGCAAAGAGCGCGTTGATGAGGACGAGGCCCTGCGCATCGAAGTGCTAAACCCCAGTCCAGTCACTTCGCCATCGTCCACAACGTCCAAATCCCTACCGATGACCACCTATCCGGCCCTCCTTTCGCCCAGCAGTGCCAAACTGCCGAAGAACAAACCCCCTACCAGTTTGCAGATCCCCACCATCTGTTTCCCAGACGACGACTCGCCGGTCAATCCCGTCGTCATCCCGATTCTTACCGTGCAGACGCCGTCGCCACCAGCACCAATGCCAACGGGGTCCCCGCCCCCGCACAGCAAACGCGGCCTCTCCTCCAAAAAGCTCCTGCGTGACCTGATGGCCGACAAACCTGGTTCTCTGGAGCTGCCGGGCGCCCCTCCCGTCATCACCATCACCAACACCCTGAGCGAGATAGAGAGCGACATTGACACGCCGGCCGTGGGCGCCAAGGCAGCCGTTCAGGGGCCAATGTGCTTCCTCAGCCCGTTCGCCATCAAGGGCGCGGACCACCGCACCGCCAGCGAGTCCAACCTGAGCTCGTCAGGGTACAGCTCGATGGCGAGTCCGGGACCGTCACGCTGCGGCTCCAGCAACCCCCTGTGCCCCTCCGAGCCAGAGGAAATCCTCACCCCTGCGGAACGGGGCCGAGAGGGGCCTGCGCCACCTCCGAGGAAGCCGTCCCCCCTGCTGCGGACCCCGGCCATCCAGCCACCGGAAGCTCAAGAGGCTTGCCCTGAATCCAACGATGAGGGCTTCGGCACCGACCACCTGGAAGAATGCAAACTTAAGCTGCCGTCCATTGTGGTTGAGACTGCCGAAGGCGGTGCACTCCTAAGCCCCGTCAGCTCGCGCAGCGAGAGTCCCCTGAGCGACAGAGTGACAGGCATGGACCGATTCTCGCCCCTGTTTTACCACAAATCAGAGCTTCCGTACACGGACTCGGACGGCCTGTACGACTGTCCGAGTTCGGAGGTGGCCAGCGGCAAGCAGAAGATTGGCGGCAGCCAAAAGAAGAAGGTGCGTCGGCCGAGCTCGGCGTCCCTGGTTTCCGCCAGGGGCGGCTCGACGCTGGGCGGTTTGCTGGAAGTGCCGTCGGCCAAGGAGCCGTCCTTCTCCTTACAAAGGTGCCACAGAAAAAGTCCTAAACGCCGCGCAGCGCGTATTGCACCTCCTAGTAGCTCCTCCTCCTCAGAAAGTTTGAATTCGTTCAGGTGAGATTAGCGGTGCGCCCTTTGTTGTTTCTGGCTTGTACCTATAACTAACTTTAAACACCTTTTATAATATACTGTTGATAAAGTTgtacatttccatttttaccaTATACAATATTTTAGCACTTATATTTTTAGCATATTTTCATGGCCCTGATTTTCgctgttgaaaataaagttcaacattcaaaatttattcttgttgGGACTTGCAATCCAGGTGAgcaagaatataattttatttttgaagttttgaGTACAAAAGTGATTTTTGTATGTCTCTCAATCCAAAATagatagtttattttttaatcatttaatttacacacatttttaagcatttcttACAATTGAGTTGAAAGATCACTAAACGTGTTTCACGCAAAAACTGGGGCCTACAATATATATAATCCACCCttctgctctttttatctTCCTCTATTGGACCCAAAAGCCAGCACCAACAAATGTACATGTCAGTGCACGTGAACccatagaaaataaaactgctttGAAACTCAAATACAAACCAAAAGCGGTTGTCTGCACGAGCCCTTTTAGGAATGTGATCTCCCTAATAGTGAAGTTCTGCTTTGGGTGTGCTTCTCGCTTTGAACGTTTATAGCGCTCTGGTGTCGCGATAGTATAGTGGAGGAAACGTGTTTTAAATCGCAGGGGCAACAGAAGCAGTCCAGCTAAAAGAGCCAAAGACGCCACCAGCCCGAGCAAGGTGTCCAAGGCAGTCGCTGAAAAAGCTGCTGCCGAGGTGCGGGTAACTATTGAATTCATTCGTTTGAAACAccgttttcaattattttattcttgtccAGAAGTGTTCGGTTCTTGAAGGAGCTCAGTTGTGGTTCACGAAGATTGAATTGAttactgaaatttgatgattaaGTAATATTTTCGAGTTTTTCTTAACATGTAATGTAGAACTAAATGCTAATTTTGATATTCACAACTAAACTGTGTAGTATTATAGAGGCTTCAACCTGAGTATCATGTATAAATTGATTATCACGCCCTGCTGCATTTACTCGCGCTTTCGCTTATGGTTGAATATGACTCAATTATTTCacgttaaaatttgtacaGGAATCATCTTCCAAAGATGACCAGACGGGTGACAACAATAAACTTTGGAACGGTCCTCCGTCAACGTCGGTGACGCGGGTGGCGAGGAAAATATCAAGACTGAAAACAATTAGCCATCAAATAAGGTGAAATTATGATCCGTATTGCCAAATTTCCAACCCTTACAAAAATTAGGTCCAAACTTTTCtcgtgagaaaaaaatcaattctcatttaagtttttaactGCACTGCTAATTCAtaagaaaaaatcagtttGGGAATGATCAGTTTGCAACCCATATtcggtaaaaaaatatgtagcaCCCCCGCACCTTTTAGAAACCCCACGAGCACCACGTGTTTGTATGTGAGGAAACTAAAGGAGCGATTGTCGGTCATTAACGGCGACAGTCTTTCCTCCGCTCAGGTTCCTGCGGCGACTGGAGCTGAGCATACGCCGGCGCGACGACCCGCAGCAGCAGACCCCGACGGACAACAGCGTGGACACCGAGCTGTCCTCTTCCGCGTCCAGTCCGACCCTGCCGACTGCGCCGGCCGCCTCCATATTGCGCATGaaagcgcgcgcgctcgcccgCCGGCAGATCCCCACGCGGATCCACTCGCGCTGCGAACTTGCCACCTTCCTGCTCGGCGGCCAAACCCACCAGGACTCGGACTGAGCGACACTGAAAACGAATGTTTGGTCTAAAGGTTTTATTTCCGTGTTCACTTTGATATTTACCACTTCACCATGCTCTTGGGTGGTTTTTACTCTAAATAGATCCGGCGGGCAGAGGAGGGGAACTTTTCATGAAGtatgttgtttaaatttaatgcattttgtttttcacaattaaatGTCGAAGACTTTTTATCCGAAAAGATCGCAAAACCTAATGCCACCAACctcaaataaataagcttTTCCTGTTGCAACATCTGTGAGGCATAAagattttccacttttatgGTGAGTCAATTTCTGCTgctcttaatttttatgggAGATTATCCATTCCAATATTCAACTTTTTTACTACATAAACCCAAAcgtttttatattaaactttttaaattattaatggttttgaatttcatctCGATCACAAATGTTCTTTTTACGATGATGGCATGGAAGATGTGGATTATATGTACATATTAATTATGGATATCAATGCTTGAAATTAGTTTATGGTGTACAAATATAGTCTTGATGATGACAGAAGAGCTCAAAAAATGCTCATAACAAGACAGGACACTGTGgaaattagttaaaaactggaagaggattgatatttttgtaaacaaatatGAATGGAATTATATTGTACTCTGATCAAAACGAACGCAGATATTTTAAGCAAGTTTGACTGCGCTGAGGCTTattgttctattttttctggaaagaGATAGAGACAAGATGTTTGTGTTATGATTTTGCTCACAAAATTGTACGAGTGATATCATTAAATTGTCTCTAGAGctaattaataagaaaatactCGAACGACTGCGCATACCCTGCAATAAAATCTCATGATTATTCTGATGCtgggaacaaaataaatgggaATCAagcaaagcaattttaaaagcagatgGGAAATTCTAAAGGAAACCTTGATGGAGAAACGTTGCTATTTTACACAGTGTTGACttcacttttgaaattttgagacGGCATTTTCTAACCGACAAAAACCATTCTGCGCCAAGTGTAACTCTGAAGTGCTCTGAATAAT
The nucleotide sequence above comes from Cloeon dipterum chromosome X, ieCloDipt1.1, whole genome shotgun sequence. Encoded proteins:
- the LOC135946802 gene encoding uncharacterized protein LOC135946802 isoform X13 is translated as MLLGAVSLLLVGPVLVAAAPAAPWPTKEPLTAVPDDVCREDKDNSVGAGPATALRLALNHPLFDWKKGLVAGITYQVHVELQKRTDRPLMLLLQLSDGSLASFETKQDKLWPACGDGVLVNVPPDAQHIRVAFTFSQAPPTAKNVTFRASLFEAKSPLDRRHLIAAARVENLLIPGCALTSLTDHGNMSWTALEGASALHYDCHFTIPKPPLRRGLVVTLKRLNIAGAPGNCQDGYLQVGDGHTLCGKLEELRGTSIYLPEPEGAGLEIRVHAATQRGHPVQFEFSFRAVDACYNLTLTKQNSTFVSQVTADLSCSVRLHVAYGYRVALSLELRPAEHNDVLESSEGDIWDEVVLDDEYNNEEEILCPGLQIRVSGPDGEYWSQCASQVGPVVRLIGRSNQLQVSVTTVSSLDTIAQLHLRYFSIARPELTDDCPGYGWVGLSESSCALPLMDRALPWAQAAKECTRKGAHLVSVNSAQVQANLDNILKLSPGFSDEGAFWLGASDRIREGSFRWTDGQPLSYFNWFPGWPEFAQYNKQPSDDGLSEQDCIEMRRSFLVPSSTLPGSVSPTLRMTPTLMWNDRDCGASNLFVCEIQKTGVAESSESKTPATPRREESCNRNITLGRDLGLSPSAVVTSPGFPHSYPDNARCLTRVFAPPGHHVVIDFEELVLEKEPMCSYDYLEISEPDADVPARRLCHDWSGKLKLLRHISKGSELQLLFSSDYSHRFGGFKARVFMENDKFECAESREIKYNSSCYLFIGFPEVTWTTARQVCRGINAELASVHDNDEQSFLTTALRNSEQYSANSVFWLGGRLEANSTQLTWSDQSLASFTAWPAGVQASREDRCLAVGWQTAPTVGLSSGLYWQAQRCSLVGGFVCQRRIQDLPGALSTNKTVEGTSGLLQSPNFPQAYPANVDYWVKITAPANSRLIVSFKKIDLEPQSECLYDFIAMWNYDETEPAETVCGTKTEEELKLFRFVSTSNQVLVHFRSDFSISGSGFELEWKAVPLLGCPEQTLMANEGKFKSPNFPDFLLTNLDCTINILAPERKRVWFHFEEFHVDPEFSNVEISLGNGANFQPFQLKAVASDGTYLSEGESLQIRLRTSASEAVMKSRGFKAVYWAVDQVDEEQSIYIAPNQTALLLPLNWPEMSPESEGNFRFAQKLIAPMGYTIRLTLFGLQVAPKESAESCLEVQDFYSEANGTSWSLCRFDNASTPVTLTSYLNMLLITQGGGDLLNATVSVDNDSGLKQKLLLPSLGSGIDSCTPDPCQNGGHCIAANNNKHKNRPNVCRCPGHFTGPFCALTLCDLSPCMFGTCELITGSFKCNCQPGYRGTNCEQKHRPCLDNPCEGRGDCSERPGGEGFLCRCHAWWEGSRCERRMIKIPFKPLSERMLQEPFWLGLITVMIVLVCIGLVWCAKRHFPEKLEKLLAEEADRSRPSYALSSSASLSAPGGAGGMGVACSPVGAPRNSLLGRLGIRKPSLLSLAPSSPKDGSAPRTFSLDDLLRRTPSPRKKRTNSTPTRKPLDKKKILQQLVTPTGGGSTMSVNSAVEVSRKVSLGELIQMSDKNRRTKSEEGPSPAEAETSLDADPKLEKKVTFARLLDKVSAEMSSGSGSGSPPCGKKLHAQGAVSQPDSGSEDVSTTFSGSDPTLPCTSRRLLPTKNTRLSRMSSADSILAMFRTTFNARSSQPSTPSSPQDVSADESSPGPTPASSSAPDSPMSIHLSTIEVPVISSGGNSSSLQHPPTILLEIPTIEYGKCLSPIKEVPTPIPSPAPTPLLAPRRNNSKERVDEDEALRIEVLNPSPVTSPSSTTSKSLPMTTYPALLSPSSAKLPKNKPPTSLQIPTICFPDDDSPVNPVVIPILTVQTPSPPAPMPTGSPPPHSKRGLSSKKLLRDLMADKPGSLELPGAPPVITITNTLSEIESDIDTPAVGAKAAVQGPMCFLSPFAIKGADHRTASESNLSSSGYSSMASPGPSRCGSSNPLCPSEPEEILTPAERGREGPAPPPRKPSPLLRTPAIQPPEAQEACPESNDEGFGTDHLEECKLKLPSIVVETAEGGALLSPVSSRSESPLSDRVTGMDRFSPLFYHKSELPYTDSDGLYDCPSSEVASGKQKIGGSQKKKVRRPSSASLVSARGGSTLGGLLEVPSAKEPSFSLQRGNRSSPAKRAKDATSPSKVSKAVAEKAAAEVRKCSVLEGAQLWFTKIELITEI